In Bythopirellula goksoeyrii, a single window of DNA contains:
- a CDS encoding NAD-dependent epimerase/dehydratase family protein: protein MKALVVGCGYLGERVAELWQAAGTEVHVVTRSAERARRFAEHGFQPVVGDILTQDSLPKLPLFDTVLSAVGYDRNSCLPITEVYAPGLAKVLDVLPAETGRVIYISTTGVYGPSEGDWVDEHTPPNPQRAGGHASLAAEQVLASHPLGLRSVILRLAGIYGPGRVPSLDKLSAGEPLAVPSEGWLNLIHVDDAAAVVLAADRWASKNSPAERPEIFCVSDGCPVVRGDYYREVARLIGAAEPEFVSPDTDTPAAHRARSDKRINNRKLNEILGYTPKYPSYREGLAAILGE from the coding sequence ATGAAAGCTCTTGTCGTCGGCTGTGGGTATCTGGGCGAACGCGTTGCTGAACTATGGCAAGCAGCAGGTACCGAAGTGCATGTCGTCACACGTTCTGCAGAACGCGCGCGGAGATTTGCTGAACACGGATTTCAACCGGTGGTGGGCGATATTCTGACACAAGATTCCCTCCCCAAACTACCACTATTCGACACGGTACTATCTGCTGTCGGATACGATCGCAATTCCTGCTTGCCGATTACCGAGGTCTATGCACCTGGCTTGGCCAAGGTGCTGGACGTCTTACCTGCCGAGACTGGTCGCGTGATCTATATCAGTACCACCGGAGTCTACGGTCCTTCAGAAGGAGATTGGGTAGACGAACACACGCCACCCAACCCACAGCGAGCAGGGGGCCATGCTTCGCTCGCAGCCGAACAGGTGCTCGCATCCCACCCGCTTGGCTTGCGGTCCGTAATATTGCGATTGGCAGGCATCTATGGACCCGGACGGGTCCCCTCTCTCGACAAGCTCAGCGCAGGCGAGCCGTTGGCCGTGCCGAGCGAAGGTTGGCTAAATCTGATCCATGTCGACGATGCAGCGGCTGTTGTGTTGGCGGCTGACCGGTGGGCGAGCAAAAATTCTCCGGCGGAGAGGCCAGAAATATTCTGCGTAAGTGACGGCTGCCCTGTTGTGCGAGGTGACTACTACCGTGAAGTCGCGCGGCTCATCGGCGCTGCCGAGCCTGAGTTTGTCAGCCCCGATACCGATACCCCAGCCGCCCACAGGGCTCGTTCGGACAAGCGAATCAACAATCGCAAGCTGAACGAGATACTTGGCTACACGCCAAAGTATCCTTCCTATCGAGAAGGGCTGGCCGCAATTCTCGGAGAGTGA
- a CDS encoding MBL fold metallo-hydrolase, producing the protein MIERTPLFPHVIELNHQAHRRISCCVYLVYDESDWLLLDIGYEDAVDECIELIRQLDFPFSKCQTLVASHADVDHIQGLSKAKQILKTTVTAHPLSAKHLESGDKLATFAEIAAQDIHMAMPAVEVEHQVNDGDKIKLGNLELEVWHTPGHTDGQLSLRLDNLLLSGDNLFRDGCVGAIDAHHGSSITDFIASLTRIRESDVEWLLPSHGPAFRKENAMIDKTIARLEGYLHMADFGTCALDWPLMDEWEKELVAGKQPS; encoded by the coding sequence ATGATTGAACGGACTCCCTTATTCCCGCACGTGATTGAACTCAATCATCAGGCTCATCGACGCATTAGTTGTTGTGTGTACTTGGTTTACGACGAGAGCGACTGGCTCTTGCTGGACATTGGCTACGAGGATGCAGTCGACGAATGCATAGAGCTGATCCGTCAGCTCGACTTCCCTTTCAGCAAGTGTCAGACGTTGGTCGCCTCGCACGCGGATGTGGACCATATTCAGGGCCTCTCCAAGGCGAAGCAAATCCTCAAAACAACCGTGACAGCTCACCCCCTTTCTGCCAAGCATTTGGAATCGGGGGACAAACTGGCGACCTTTGCCGAAATCGCGGCTCAGGATATCCACATGGCCATGCCCGCTGTGGAAGTGGAACACCAAGTGAACGATGGAGATAAGATCAAGCTAGGAAACTTGGAACTAGAAGTTTGGCACACCCCGGGACATACCGACGGCCAACTCTCCTTGAGACTCGATAATCTCCTGCTGTCTGGCGACAATTTGTTTCGCGATGGTTGTGTGGGGGCGATCGATGCCCATCACGGCAGTAGTATTACCGATTTCATCGCGTCGCTGACCCGAATTCGTGAGAGCGATGTCGAATGGTTGCTCCCCAGTCACGGACCAGCTTTCCGCAAAGAGAATGCGATGATCGACAAGACCATCGCCCGCTTGGAAGGCTACCTGCACATGGCCGACTTCGGCACCTGTGCCCTCGACTGGCCACTAATGGACGAGTGGGAAAAAGAATTGGTGGCGGGGAAGCAGCCAAGCTAG
- a CDS encoding M20 family metallopeptidase, with the protein MSLSAKDLLQKLLQIPSINPSFGEDSGSGTGEARITDFLQDLADRSGWKWLRQVVHPGRENLVVLIPASQGRPGEPVTLWEVHQDTVGVEGMKIDPFAAELREGRIYGRGACDVKGSMAAMIAAISLAAEQQTCQGTTLLAFTINEECGFTGAKALCRLWDKEQSSGEDTHGTLSLEELQQLRPQRAIVAEPTDLAAVVAHKGIVRWRCHTRGRAAHSSQPQYGKNAIYAMSEVITAIRRFDEEVLLDRGRDCICGRPTVSVNTIEGGTGANVVPDHAVIDIDRRLMPGEDPIEAHQEMIDYIASEVSGELEIEHDPPWNQSSGLQAGENQAWAEEVAVIARSTGIASDIVGVPYGTDAWVIAAHGIPTIVFGPGSITQAHTDDEWISVEQLEKGVEVYRRIAEA; encoded by the coding sequence ATGTCCCTATCTGCTAAAGACTTACTGCAAAAATTGTTGCAGATCCCGAGTATTAACCCCTCTTTTGGCGAGGATTCGGGTTCTGGGACCGGGGAGGCACGAATTACCGATTTTCTCCAGGATCTGGCTGATCGATCTGGCTGGAAATGGCTCCGACAGGTGGTTCACCCCGGGCGGGAGAATTTAGTAGTCCTGATACCCGCGTCGCAGGGGCGTCCTGGAGAGCCAGTAACACTCTGGGAAGTCCATCAAGATACCGTCGGAGTGGAGGGGATGAAGATCGATCCCTTTGCGGCGGAACTGCGGGAGGGACGAATCTACGGACGTGGAGCTTGCGATGTGAAAGGGAGCATGGCGGCGATGATTGCTGCGATTTCCCTGGCAGCTGAGCAACAGACTTGTCAGGGGACGACATTACTCGCTTTTACGATCAACGAGGAATGTGGCTTTACCGGAGCCAAGGCTTTGTGCCGCCTGTGGGACAAAGAGCAGTCCTCAGGGGAAGATACGCACGGCACATTGTCGCTTGAAGAATTGCAGCAACTCCGACCCCAGCGGGCCATCGTGGCCGAGCCTACCGACCTCGCGGCAGTCGTTGCCCATAAAGGAATTGTACGTTGGAGGTGTCATACCCGTGGACGCGCTGCACATTCCTCGCAGCCCCAGTATGGCAAGAACGCCATCTACGCCATGAGTGAAGTCATCACTGCAATCCGCCGGTTCGACGAGGAAGTGCTTCTCGACCGTGGTCGCGATTGCATTTGCGGCAGGCCTACCGTGTCGGTCAACACGATTGAGGGTGGCACAGGAGCCAACGTGGTTCCCGATCACGCCGTGATTGACATCGATCGGAGGTTGATGCCAGGAGAGGACCCGATCGAAGCCCATCAGGAGATGATTGATTACATCGCTTCGGAAGTTTCAGGGGAGTTGGAAATTGAACACGATCCGCCATGGAATCAGAGTAGTGGTTTGCAGGCAGGCGAGAATCAGGCTTGGGCGGAAGAGGTCGCGGTAATTGCTCGCAGCACGGGCATCGCAAGCGACATCGTAGGCGTCCCCTACGGCACGGACGCCTGGGTGATCGCAGCCCACGGGATTCCGACCATCGTCTTTGGCCCAGGGAGCATCACCCAAGCCCACACCGACGATGAATGGATTTCAGTCGAGCAGCTAGAGAAGGGCGTGGAAGTCTATCGGAGAATTGCAGAAGCTTAG
- a CDS encoding Mrp/NBP35 family ATP-binding protein, with product MSAESINRDQVENALKTIADPETGRPLSQLDQIRDVSVEGNDVDVSIALTSYSAPLWEDTRQHVTEHLQSSLPGNRKVKVDIVPLDRPAEPIGGIGLTAKSVIAVGSGKGGVGKSTVAVSLACGLQKAGCKVGLLDADVYGPSVPHLLGVTERPTATEKKLQPIDVQGLKMMSMGLLVPPGEAVVWRGPMLHGAITQFLRDTNWGDLDYLIIDMPPGTGDISLTLSQLIPLTGAVVVCTPQDVALLDAVKAIAMFNKVNIPILGVVENMSYFLCPDNGKRYDIFGSGGARRKAEELGVPFLGEVPIQIAIRERGDAGDSFGNFADQDAAPHFERICYSLTKNLAMQKASNPPLPSLSVL from the coding sequence ATGTCTGCTGAGAGTATCAATCGTGATCAAGTTGAAAATGCCCTGAAAACAATTGCAGATCCTGAAACGGGCAGACCGCTGTCTCAACTTGACCAGATTCGCGATGTCTCAGTTGAGGGCAACGATGTCGATGTTTCCATCGCACTGACCAGTTACTCGGCCCCCCTTTGGGAAGATACGCGTCAGCACGTTACCGAGCATTTGCAAAGCTCACTCCCAGGCAATCGTAAGGTTAAGGTAGACATTGTTCCCCTGGATCGACCTGCTGAGCCCATCGGCGGAATCGGACTCACTGCCAAGAGTGTCATTGCTGTCGGGTCGGGTAAAGGTGGAGTCGGCAAGAGTACTGTCGCTGTCTCACTCGCCTGTGGACTCCAAAAGGCTGGATGTAAGGTCGGTTTATTGGATGCCGACGTCTATGGCCCTAGTGTGCCGCACTTGTTGGGAGTCACAGAGCGGCCCACAGCGACTGAAAAGAAGCTTCAGCCAATTGATGTGCAGGGCCTTAAGATGATGAGTATGGGGCTTCTGGTACCCCCTGGAGAAGCAGTCGTGTGGCGCGGTCCGATGTTGCACGGGGCAATCACACAATTCTTGCGTGACACGAATTGGGGCGACCTCGACTATCTGATTATCGACATGCCGCCTGGTACTGGCGACATCTCCCTTACGTTGTCGCAACTCATCCCACTCACCGGGGCCGTCGTGGTTTGCACTCCACAAGACGTGGCGTTGTTGGACGCCGTAAAGGCCATTGCCATGTTCAACAAGGTGAATATCCCCATCCTCGGTGTTGTCGAGAACATGAGTTATTTTCTCTGCCCTGACAATGGCAAACGTTACGACATCTTTGGTTCGGGAGGTGCGCGACGCAAAGCAGAAGAGTTGGGCGTTCCCTTTCTGGGGGAAGTTCCGATTCAGATTGCGATTCGAGAAAGGGGCGACGCAGGCGATAGCTTTGGCAACTTCGCCGATCAAGATGCTGCTCCGCATTTCGAGCGCATTTGCTACAGCCTGACAAAAAATCTCGCGATGCAAAAAGCTTCCAATCCACCGCTGCCTAGTCTCTCGGTTCTCTGA
- a CDS encoding site-2 protease family protein, with translation MFLAEPPASQGDLHFRVGGIPVRIHPFFWLVTLFMGMQGDPAPAAVLSWIVAVVVSILVHELGHAVLQRYYGGRPRIVLYGLGGLAICEDCDRSTRSQILISLAGPGAGFLFALVIAMLVRLAGHGVGMLVGNGAKISSGSIVDPAGLSVLGLTLFWERFTSPQVNEMLLNLLWINLLWGAVNLLPIYPLDGGRIAREVCQSGSPRQGIILSLRISMAAAIMMILVGFSWQSWFTAIFFGYLAYSNYQTLTAYRESLW, from the coding sequence ATGTTCTTAGCCGAACCCCCAGCAAGCCAAGGCGACTTACATTTTCGTGTGGGGGGAATTCCTGTCCGGATTCATCCTTTTTTTTGGCTGGTCACCCTGTTCATGGGGATGCAAGGTGATCCTGCACCTGCGGCGGTACTGAGTTGGATTGTTGCTGTGGTTGTGTCGATCTTGGTGCATGAATTAGGTCATGCCGTTTTGCAGAGATACTATGGAGGTCGACCACGAATTGTCCTCTATGGTTTGGGGGGCTTGGCAATCTGCGAGGACTGTGACCGCTCGACACGCTCCCAAATTCTGATTTCCTTGGCGGGACCCGGTGCTGGATTCCTCTTCGCGCTAGTGATTGCCATGCTCGTTCGCCTAGCGGGCCATGGTGTGGGGATGTTGGTTGGTAATGGGGCCAAGATTAGCAGCGGATCGATTGTCGATCCGGCGGGGCTCAGTGTGTTGGGTTTGACCTTGTTCTGGGAACGATTTACCTCGCCCCAAGTCAACGAAATGTTGCTTAATTTGCTGTGGATTAACCTCCTGTGGGGTGCGGTGAACTTACTGCCTATCTATCCGTTGGATGGTGGGAGAATTGCTCGCGAAGTATGTCAATCGGGTTCGCCACGGCAAGGGATCATCCTTTCGCTACGCATCTCCATGGCAGCCGCAATCATGATGATCTTGGTAGGGTTTTCATGGCAATCATGGTTCACGGCCATCTTTTTTGGTTATCTGGCTTATTCAAATTACCAAACTTTGACGGCGTATCGTGAAAGTCTATGGTGA
- the lpxB gene encoding lipid-A-disaccharide synthase produces MQIFFSVGEPSGDLHGANLIRELRAEHPDWQFVGYGGPKMAEAGCHLHSDLTQLAVMWVAQVIANYGKFLGLLAAADRYFRDHRPDAVVLIDYPGFNWHIARKAKAHGIPVIYYGTPQLWAWASWRVSKMRRFVDHVLCKLPFEEKWFRQRGCAATFVGHPYFDELEAQRPDESLLRSLEAGDAPLVTILPGSRTQEVKSNLPEFLKTVRLIRQRVPHVRFAVAAFKEKQRELAQKIIDESDTEVELFVGRTPELIQAARCCLACSGSVSLELLFHTKPTAILYQISRLGYVVQRVFRKVRYITLVNLLTAKAPFAEHRAGHYDKNEPCDRHVLMPEYLTCGDRTAELADHVVEWLTSEEEFDKNRQGLADLKAHIGHGGASSRAAEYISQLLDESEENPGEIVSAA; encoded by the coding sequence ATGCAAATCTTCTTTTCCGTGGGTGAGCCGAGTGGCGATCTGCATGGGGCTAATCTCATTCGTGAGCTCCGCGCGGAGCATCCCGATTGGCAATTCGTAGGCTACGGCGGACCGAAGATGGCCGAGGCGGGTTGTCATTTGCATTCCGATCTGACCCAGCTGGCCGTGATGTGGGTTGCCCAGGTGATTGCCAACTACGGCAAGTTTCTCGGCCTCCTTGCGGCGGCGGATCGGTACTTTCGCGACCACCGGCCCGACGCAGTTGTGCTCATTGACTACCCTGGATTCAACTGGCACATCGCTCGCAAGGCGAAGGCACATGGCATCCCAGTCATCTATTACGGCACACCCCAGTTGTGGGCCTGGGCTTCGTGGCGGGTGAGTAAGATGCGTCGATTCGTTGACCACGTGCTTTGTAAACTCCCCTTTGAAGAAAAGTGGTTTCGCCAGCGGGGGTGTGCGGCAACCTTTGTTGGCCATCCCTACTTTGACGAACTCGAAGCGCAACGTCCCGATGAGTCTTTGCTCAGGTCGCTCGAAGCCGGAGATGCGCCACTGGTAACTATCTTGCCTGGCTCGCGCACTCAGGAAGTGAAGAGCAATTTGCCCGAGTTTCTCAAAACGGTACGACTGATTCGCCAGCGTGTGCCCCACGTTCGGTTCGCGGTCGCCGCCTTCAAAGAAAAGCAACGCGAGTTGGCCCAGAAGATCATCGATGAAAGTGATACCGAGGTCGAACTCTTTGTCGGCCGGACTCCGGAGTTGATTCAGGCGGCTCGGTGTTGCCTGGCGTGTTCTGGGTCGGTGTCCTTGGAACTCTTGTTTCATACCAAACCAACGGCGATTCTGTATCAAATTTCGCGTCTTGGCTATGTTGTCCAGAGAGTTTTCCGCAAGGTGCGCTACATCACGTTGGTCAATCTACTCACTGCGAAAGCCCCTTTTGCTGAGCACAGGGCAGGGCACTACGACAAGAATGAGCCCTGCGACCGTCATGTGCTCATGCCTGAGTACCTTACCTGTGGAGACCGTACTGCCGAGTTGGCAGACCATGTCGTCGAGTGGCTAACCTCGGAGGAAGAGTTTGATAAGAACAGACAAGGCCTGGCGGATCTCAAGGCCCACATCGGCCATGGTGGGGCTTCCTCAAGAGCAGCAGAGTACATCTCGCAATTGCTTGACGAATCAGAGGAGAACCCAGGCGAAATAGTCTCGGCGGCATGA
- the cyaB gene encoding class IV adenylate cyclase, translated as MPIEVEQKYRVATHAPTVTALGAWDVTLGDAVEQVDTYYRHPQRDFAQTDEAFRLRSVGKQNFMTYKGPKLDAETKTRHEEEVRLADGPEARQTFEAILRHLAFDPVATVTKHRIICNLERDGFHVEIALDQIEELGPFVEIEITIPATRDAERSAAERVDPERVTAAKQVLAALANELGISEVERRSYLELLLEERK; from the coding sequence ATGCCGATTGAAGTCGAACAAAAATATCGTGTAGCAACCCATGCTCCCACAGTTACGGCGTTAGGCGCCTGGGATGTGACGCTCGGTGATGCGGTTGAGCAAGTCGACACCTATTACCGGCACCCCCAGCGCGATTTTGCCCAGACGGACGAGGCCTTTCGCCTTCGCTCGGTCGGCAAACAGAACTTCATGACCTACAAAGGCCCGAAGCTCGACGCCGAGACCAAAACGCGCCACGAAGAGGAAGTCCGCCTCGCCGACGGCCCCGAGGCCCGGCAAACATTCGAGGCAATTCTCCGGCACCTGGCTTTCGATCCCGTCGCCACCGTCACCAAGCACCGGATCATCTGCAATTTGGAAAGGGACGGTTTCCATGTAGAAATCGCCCTCGACCAGATCGAGGAACTCGGCCCCTTCGTAGAAATCGAAATCACTATCCCCGCCACCCGCGATGCGGAGCGCAGCGCAGCAGAGCGAGTCGACCCCGAGCGCGTCACAGCCGCCAAACAGGTCCTCGCCGCCCTGGCCAACGAACTGGGCATCAGCGAAGTGGAGCGTCGCAGCTATCTGGAACTGCTGCTTGAGGAACGAAAATAA
- a CDS encoding UTP--glucose-1-phosphate uridylyltransferase encodes MTNQMREKQDLEERLKPFGQEHLLQFWDELSPPQRQALASQIEAVDLGQINSLFRGEVDQPDWAQLSRRAEPPPAVRLSEQSGDRNQAAIEHGIEALRAGQVGVMITAGGQGTRLGFELPKSLYPIGPISQASLLQIHIEKVRATAQRYGVSIPLYLMTSPATHEDTVRFLNENDRFGLAADDLLVFCQGTMPAVDIETGQLLLAEQDRLFLSPDGHGGTVAALGKSGVLERMQKRGIDQLFYLQVDNPLVPICDPLLIGHHLLANSEMTSLTVQKKHAMEKWGNFAMIDGHMHVIEYSDLPDEVANQCDDLGNLKLWAGSLAIHVFERTLFERALEKTDILPFHIARKKVPFVNPDGKQVTPTEPNAFKFERFIFDLLPAAERPLVVEYREEECFAPLKNAPGAEIDTPEYVQQMMLAQHKRWLTAAGAEVAPGVDVEISPLFALDAEQVVERIKPGQRFEKSQYLAEGT; translated from the coding sequence ATGACCAACCAAATGAGAGAAAAACAGGACCTTGAAGAGCGGCTCAAGCCTTTTGGCCAGGAGCACTTGCTGCAGTTCTGGGACGAACTCTCCCCACCACAGCGACAGGCATTGGCCTCTCAGATCGAAGCGGTGGATCTAGGGCAGATCAACTCTCTCTTTCGAGGAGAAGTCGATCAGCCCGATTGGGCTCAACTTTCACGCCGAGCGGAGCCTCCCCCCGCAGTTCGTTTGAGTGAACAATCGGGAGATCGCAATCAGGCTGCGATTGAGCATGGGATCGAGGCGCTGCGTGCTGGTCAAGTGGGAGTGATGATTACGGCGGGAGGGCAGGGGACCCGTCTCGGTTTTGAGCTCCCCAAGAGTCTGTACCCTATCGGACCGATTTCCCAAGCGAGCCTCTTGCAGATTCACATCGAAAAGGTGCGCGCCACTGCCCAGCGTTATGGTGTGTCGATCCCACTCTACTTAATGACAAGCCCCGCGACTCACGAAGATACGGTTCGCTTTCTGAATGAAAACGATCGATTTGGCTTGGCTGCTGACGATCTACTCGTGTTTTGCCAAGGGACCATGCCGGCGGTAGATATCGAGACGGGGCAACTGCTGTTGGCTGAGCAGGATCGCCTGTTCCTCAGCCCCGACGGCCACGGCGGCACCGTGGCCGCCCTTGGCAAGAGCGGTGTGTTGGAGCGCATGCAGAAGCGGGGCATTGATCAACTCTTCTATTTGCAGGTCGATAATCCCCTCGTGCCGATTTGCGATCCACTTTTGATCGGCCACCATCTGCTTGCCAACTCGGAAATGACTTCGCTCACCGTGCAAAAGAAACATGCCATGGAGAAGTGGGGTAATTTTGCCATGATCGATGGCCACATGCATGTGATCGAGTACAGTGATCTCCCGGATGAAGTTGCCAACCAGTGCGATGACCTGGGCAATCTAAAACTTTGGGCGGGCAGTCTGGCCATTCACGTATTCGAGCGAACTCTGTTTGAGCGGGCTCTGGAGAAGACCGATATCTTGCCCTTTCACATTGCCCGCAAGAAGGTCCCCTTCGTCAACCCGGACGGCAAGCAGGTAACGCCCACCGAGCCGAACGCTTTCAAATTTGAGCGATTCATTTTCGATCTACTCCCAGCCGCAGAACGACCGCTGGTCGTCGAATACCGCGAAGAGGAGTGCTTTGCCCCACTGAAAAACGCCCCTGGCGCCGAAATCGACACCCCCGAGTACGTCCAGCAGATGATGCTCGCTCAGCACAAGCGTTGGCTCACCGCCGCGGGGGCAGAGGTGGCCCCCGGCGTCGATGTGGAGATCAGCCCTCTGTTTGCCCTCGATGCTGAGCAGGTTGTCGAGCGAATTAAACCGGGACAGCGTTTTGAGAAGTCGCAGTACCTTGCCGAAGGAACTTGA
- the metK gene encoding methionine adenosyltransferase, translating into MASGKYLFTSEAVSMGHPDKLADQISDGVLDALFAEDPQSRVACETMVTTGLCVIAGEVTTKATVDMQEVVRQVVREVGYTEADMGISADHCAVMVALHEQSPDIAMGVDDDSAKGKDVGAGDQGLMFGYACNDTPELMPLPIALSHRILNRLTKARQNKEVDWLRPDSKSQVTVEYEGNTPLRIDTVVVSTQHGPDVENEEIRKFIIDKTIKPELPQELVDDDIIYHINPTGRFVVGGPHGDCGLTGRKIIVDTYGGWGRHGGGAFSGKDPTKVDRSAAYMARYVAKNIVAAGLADRCEVQLAYAIGVSDPVSVYVDTEGTGVIDDDRICELVVELFPLNPSGIIKHLDLRRPIYRKTAAGGHFGRSEPEFTWEKTDMASKLSAAAKQTAVAAK; encoded by the coding sequence GTGGCATCAGGCAAATATTTATTTACTAGCGAAGCAGTCAGCATGGGTCATCCGGACAAGCTGGCAGACCAAATCTCCGATGGCGTGTTGGACGCACTCTTTGCTGAAGACCCGCAGAGCCGGGTCGCTTGCGAGACGATGGTCACCACGGGTCTCTGTGTGATCGCTGGTGAAGTCACGACCAAGGCCACCGTCGATATGCAGGAGGTTGTTCGCCAAGTGGTCCGCGAAGTTGGCTACACGGAAGCCGACATGGGCATCAGTGCCGACCACTGTGCCGTCATGGTCGCCTTGCATGAGCAGTCTCCCGACATCGCCATGGGTGTGGACGACGACTCTGCCAAGGGCAAAGACGTTGGTGCGGGAGATCAGGGCCTTATGTTTGGCTACGCCTGTAACGACACGCCAGAGTTGATGCCGCTGCCCATCGCATTGTCGCACCGGATTCTCAATCGTTTAACTAAGGCCCGCCAAAACAAAGAGGTCGACTGGCTTCGCCCTGATAGCAAGAGCCAAGTCACGGTCGAATACGAGGGTAATACACCCTTACGGATCGACACGGTCGTGGTCTCCACTCAGCATGGCCCCGACGTGGAGAACGAAGAGATTCGCAAGTTCATCATCGATAAAACCATCAAGCCTGAGCTTCCTCAGGAATTGGTCGACGATGACATCATCTACCACATCAATCCCACGGGCAGATTCGTAGTCGGTGGTCCCCATGGTGATTGTGGTCTGACAGGTCGCAAGATTATTGTCGATACCTACGGCGGCTGGGGACGGCACGGCGGTGGTGCCTTCAGTGGTAAGGACCCCACCAAGGTGGACCGCAGCGCAGCCTACATGGCCCGCTACGTAGCCAAGAACATCGTGGCCGCTGGCTTGGCTGATCGCTGCGAGGTGCAGTTGGCCTATGCCATCGGGGTTTCCGATCCCGTGAGTGTTTATGTGGATACCGAAGGAACGGGCGTCATCGACGACGATCGGATCTGTGAATTGGTCGTTGAATTGTTCCCCCTCAATCCCTCAGGGATCATCAAGCACCTCGATCTGCGGCGTCCCATCTACCGCAAGACGGCTGCAGGGGGCCATTTTGGGCGGAGCGAACCCGAGTTCACTTGGGAGAAAACCGACATGGCTAGCAAGCTGTCGGCCGCTGCCAAGCAAACCGCGGTTGCCGCCAAGTAA
- the ispF gene encoding 2-C-methyl-D-erythritol 2,4-cyclodiphosphate synthase, which yields MPAAATSSNLRIGLGEDSHRLESGGPLRLGGIEIPHDMHAVGHSDADVLLHAVTDALLGAAGLADIGEMFPDHAEENRGRDSAQILKLAYEDVQQSGYHVVNLDCVVGAQQPKLAPHKQAIRQRMAEILDLNLEQINLKAKTGEGVGPVGNQEIIQARCVALLEANR from the coding sequence ATGCCAGCAGCAGCCACATCCTCGAACTTGCGCATTGGGCTGGGTGAGGACAGTCATCGGCTGGAATCTGGGGGGCCGTTGCGACTGGGGGGGATCGAAATCCCTCACGATATGCATGCCGTGGGACACAGTGATGCCGATGTCCTACTGCATGCGGTGACCGATGCCTTGCTGGGGGCGGCAGGATTGGCCGACATTGGCGAAATGTTCCCCGACCATGCGGAGGAAAACCGTGGCCGAGATTCTGCTCAAATCCTGAAACTGGCCTACGAGGATGTCCAGCAATCGGGCTACCATGTGGTCAACCTCGACTGTGTCGTAGGAGCCCAACAGCCGAAGCTAGCCCCGCATAAACAGGCAATTCGGCAACGCATGGCTGAGATCCTCGATCTCAACCTCGAACAGATTAATTTGAAGGCCAAGACCGGCGAGGGAGTAGGCCCTGTCGGAAACCAAGAAATTATTCAGGCGCGCTGTGTAGCGTTGCTAGAAGCAAACCGGTAA